The Macadamia integrifolia cultivar HAES 741 unplaced genomic scaffold, SCU_Mint_v3 scaffold1468, whole genome shotgun sequence sequence ATTTGTTTCTCTGCTGCTACAACCTTTACAGATAAAGCTAGTGAATATAGGGTGATACATCTTCTACGGTTTgtataattattacatattcatctttattgtgtttctcctaCAGTTTCTTCTTGCATAATTTAATCCCATTTTCAAATGTCTTTTACCTCAATTTAATTGATGAATCTACAATTCGCAGGTTCGAACTAGGGCTGTATCTTTGCAAAAATATATTTGCTCAAGTCAGGACATCTTAATTCATGCTTCCAAGTTGCTCAAGGCTGAGCTTCCTCTTTCTTTGAGATTGATTGGTAGGGAGATGTTGCAGCCCATGTTTAATCTCATGATGTAACAGGCTGGATCAAAGTGGACCATGCTGATTAAATTTTGAACATGGTCCGAAAATTCATTGTCCAATTCAATACTATATGGTCCACTCTTCCAgtgatttgaatttgaatccaTTGTAAAATATTAGGATATAATATGGacttttgacaaaaaaaaacaaaaaaacaaaatggagGATATTAAAAGCTCTCTCCAATccaatgtaaaatagaaaaaaaatgtcttaaaaattataatatttaaagaaaatcaTATGCATTTGAAAAGGTCACTTTTAATTAGATAGGATCTTGATTGGATCACTTAAAAGCTTAACATGAATACATGATCCCTATAAACGAATTGCATTCGACTCAGATCTGGATCATGAGCCTGTTTGGAGTTTTCATGGCTCCTTTTGTGTCTACAACAGTGGTAgggaattatttttttaatagaaagtTTTTGGATGTGTGTCATTTTAGGCATAATTGATCAATACCGCAAATATGAATGAGTATTGTATAACAGGTAGATCTGTGGTTTTTGCATCTCTTTTCTTAGCATTTTAACCAATGAACACTGTTCTGCTATGCCTTTATTTACTATCATGCATCTGATATTATAATGTGAATTCATGACCTTTTGTGATGAATCTAGTGATTTCTGCTGCTGCCTGCATATAGATAGATTTTGACCTCATGTAATGTTGTTAATTATTTCAGTAAAATCTCAACCTTATATTATTTGCAGTGATTTAGTTAACCAAGTAGGAAGAGACATGAACTAAGATATACTCAAATTATATGTAAACTTTTAATTTTGAACCAATCTAGCTTGGTCAAGTAGTATTACATAGTCAGGCCCTTTTATAGCACACAGAAACACTTATTATCACTTTTCCGTTTACATGAAAGATTATTCTTTTCTGCAGGACTGCGAATGTCTCAGTTCAATGATGAGAAATGTGGTCTTGCTGATCGAATGCAGAAGACTCTTATGAACTTTGTTACCTCAGGCGTTTCTTCTGAAAAAGCTATGAGTGATAATAATTCAATTGGTTCTAATGTCGATGATAATCATATCACGTTTGGCACCAAAACAGGTCTTCCCATTGACAGCCAGATCCATCACTTAGATGTCAAGCATACTGATGATTCGGAGGACCCATCCAATTCCAATCAATCATTTGACACTGAGCGTAGCATCTTCAGCAGTGATGCTTGTGAAATGGAAAAGGTTCACGAACCTCTGAGCAACAAATCCCCGGCCAAGGTGTGTTGGAAAGCAGAAGCATTAATTCATTAAGTACTTGGACTGATGGGGTTTTTCAGATATTGATGATAATTCCTTATTAACAAATAATGCATCTTAGTTGGCAGATCCTTTTACCCTAAATCTTCCATTTTGATTGTGTGGCTTCTCGTTGATCATTCATGGGTTTCAAAATCTTCAATTTTCATAGTGTAGCTTCTCCTTGCTCTTTTTTTACCCTAATCTCATTCATAGAACTAACTCAGAAGTAGAACAGTATTTACCCTACTTGTGCAAAATGGTGGAGTCACAGTCTGTTTCTTTCTTTGGACAGTCCAAGGGCAACAACATGCAGGGAGGGGAAGAGAAAGTGAGCCTCACAGACGAGACCACATTGTCATCCAATCAACAAGAACAGTCTTACTGGGTGGATGGCTATAAATGTTCATTGTGTGGAGTTGAACTTCCCCCTAGTTTTGCCGAGGAAAGGCAGGAACATTCGGATTATCATTTTGCAGAGATGCTTCAGAAAATGGAATCTGATCATAATTCAAGATATCCCTCACTGAAGCAAAGGTAACACGTTATTCCTTCCCTTACATGTTGGGCCCCCTATTAGCAAATGCATTCAACCTCCTAACTGATCTAATGCGTGCACGTATAGCTATACCtataattccccccccccctatgATTAATAGCCATGGTAGAAACTATAAATATTGGACTAtcgttttgtgtgtgtgtgtgtgtgttaaaaAAGTTTGATTGTCACGGAATCATATTTTCTTTCCAAGTGCAGACTTGGAGGGATATGGTTAAGTCCATGTGAAGAACACCACATCCATCTCACTGGTCCAATTTCAGCCTAAGACAAGCTATGGAAAAGGTCAAAAAAGTGATTTTAAAGTTCCATAAAATCACAggaatgccatttttttttttttttggatgaataaataaatttatacccaaagagaagaaaatacaagggaaagggggtggggaggggaggcttaagccaacaaggaaaagccaaccCCAGGGGGAGCAAAGCAAAAAGCAGCAAGATAAACAAAATAAGCAACTACATCAAAGGAGCTTAGAAGAAAGGGGCCAACAGAAAATGCAACGacaaggggaagggggaggggaggggaagggagggCATCAAGTGGCGGGGGTGGGGTCTGGCACAAGGTTCTAGGAGGAAATTATGTGAGTATTTCTGCTGGAATTTGGGATAGGGCGGGAGCAGAGAGAGTGGAGGGATTGGATTTTTTaggtaacatcaaagaagatggttatCCAAGTCCTATTCGGGGAGCAGGAGGTGGATGACCATCTACAAATGttatgctccatccaaaggtggttaatgGTTGCGGAGAAAGCTAACTTACCAATGGTATCACATATGGAGGAGCCCGCAAATGTCATGTtgacccaaatccattccctatcaAAAGGGAGAATTGGCCTACTAGATGGCCAACAATGAGCGAGGACAGTTTTCCAAACCAAGGAGGAGAGGggacaggagaagaaaaggtgggAGATATCCTCCTGACCAAGAGGACAGAGGAAATAGGAGGGCTTGGCGGGGATGTGGCGGTGAAGAAGGAAGGATTGggtagggaggcagttggagagacaTCTCCAAGTGGTAAAGCTGTGGCGGGGGATGTGACCTTTGATCCAGACGGGATTACGCCAAGGAACGAAAGGGCCAGAGGATCTCATAAAGGACCAAGCAGAGGTAGAGGTGAACAACCCATTGGAAGAGGGGAGCCAGATGCATTTGTCTTCTCTACCACGGTGACTGAGAGggatgggagggagagaggcccaAACATCTGCAagagggggggagagggagggggtCCAGCCCTGGGGGATAGAATGGAGGAGACAAGTGAGGATTTGGGAAGGCCAGAAGAATAGATGGTCCTAGGAGTGACAAGGGAGGAGAGGATACCAgaagggtgccaagggtccacCCAAAGGGAGGTCAACTGCGGATTACCCATTACCAATAATGAAGGAAAAGGCAGTAAGTGCAAGAGGCCTGAGGCTAAGAATTTTGCGCCAAATCCAGGAAGCATTAGAGGGGATGGGGAAAATCCAAAGGGAGTTGTGGCTAAGCAAAGAGGAGTAGACCCATTCAACCTAGATACTTCGCTGCTTGGAGGCAATTTTCCATATGAGCTTCAAGATGCCCACAGAGTTGACctatttatttcttctaatACCAAAACTTCCTTCAGTCTTGGGCAGATAAACCTTGTCCCAAGACAGAGGGTGAAGGAACTTAGGGGAATCAGAACCCTTCTAGAGGAAGGAACATAAGAGACTTTCAATGAATTTGATAGTAGAAGGAAGGACAAAGATCCCAGACCAGTAGAGATATAGAGATTGGATGACAGATCTGATTAGAATAAGACGCCTAGCATAGGAGAGAGGtttgcctttccagagctggagcCTCTTTCTAAGGAGATCAAGCATAGGGGAGCAATGATGGGCAGAGAGCCTGGTGGAGATGAGAGGGAGGCCCAGGTATTTTATTGGTAAGGAGCCCAATGAGAAACCAGTGATACCAAGGAGAAGGGATTGTGTCTCAGAAGAGACACCAAAGAGGAAGAGGTTAGATTTGAGAAGATTCATGCGAAGGCCAGAGAGGGATTCAAAGGAGTGAAAGGAGGACATTATGGAAGAGATAGAATGAGGATCGgccttagagaagatcataatATCATCAATGAAGGCCAAGTGGGAGAAACTGAGGGATTTACACTTGGGGATAGGGGAGATGAGGTGGAGATCAGTGACCGACTAGATGGGATGAGACAGAACTtcaagagatagagagaaaagaaaaggggagagagggCAGCCTTGGCGAATTCCTTGGCCCAAGGGAAAGTAACTAGCAAGACTGCCATTGATTAGAATTGAGAATCGTGGGGATGAAATGCAATAGTAGATCCAGTGGACAAAGGAAGGAGGGAAAGACATATGGAGCAAGACTTTAGAAATGAAATCCCAACTAATAGAATCGAAAGCCTtatggatatcaattttgaggagAGCAGAAGGAGAATGATTTTTCCGATCAAATCCCCGGACAATCTTATGGAAGACAATGGTATTATCAGCAATGCTTGTCCCAACAATGAAAGCAGATTGATTGGGACTCACAAGAGAATTAATGACTTTCCTAATCCTATTAGccaaaattttagaaataaacttaTAGAGATGATTGCAGAGAGAGATTGGTCTAAAATCATTCATGGACTCAGCACCTTCCTTTTTTAGGATGAGGTAAAGGAAGGTATGATTGATCCCATTGATCTGAGATGGATTGTAGAAGAAGCTCCTAACAGCCAGAATGAGATCATTACGAATGATGTTctagcaagaagaaaagaaaccatACTAAAGTCATCAGGGCCAGGGGCTAGGGGCTCTATTGTCCTTATGAGAGCGGATGGTAGAGAGGATTTCATCATCAGATGGaatggagagaagagaaggaagaagatcatCAGGAACAAATTTGTTAGGGAGATGGTGAGGAGTAAGAAGGGGGGTGTAGAGGTTGGGAGAAGATTCCAAGAAAATGAGAGATAGCTTCAGCTTTGATTTCCTCAAGAGTAAGGAGATCAACCCCAAAAGGGGAAATGGGTTTTGGAATGGTATTCACATTCGATCTGGATTTGAGAGAACggtggaaaaggaagaattGGAATCACCAAGATCTAGCCACTTGATGCGGGCTTTCTGACGGAGGAAACTCTCTTGGGCAAGAAGTAAGGCAAGCTCAGAGGCAGTGATTTTTTCTTCCAGAGCCAGCTTGGGGTTAAGCAAATCAAGCTGGATTTTTGATTGAATGGAAAGGAGCTTGTCACAGCAAGAGGAGACACGGGAGGAGAtattgccgaaggtggaggagtTCCAGAGCTTAAGGGCAACTTTGACAGATTTGAGCTTTTTGGCAAAAGCAatgagaggagaagaggagggaggaatAGGAATGGACCAGGCATCTTGGACAACAGGGAGGAAGTCAGGGTGCAaggaccacatgtcaaagaatttaaagGGTTTAGGGCCAAAAGAGCAGAAGGGAAGAACATGAATGTCAATGGGACTATGATCCGAAATGCCAGGGAGATCAAAGCAGGCATGGGAAGATGGAAAGGCCTCTGAAGGCCATTTTATTGTAATGGAGTCTAATGGCATTTCTTTGTCTTCAACTTTGAAATTAACTCTTAAGGCACTTCCACATATGTTCATGCTAGAACTTCACTGATGAGACGGGTGTGTGTTAGAAAGTTCTAAATTTTGACAAGGTAGGTCATTCCCCACTTTTTTGGAAACATTTTTTCCAAATGACTAAAATCCTGGTGGAATTTCTGTCAATGTTTGGGAAATGTGAGAGATCTTTAGAATTTTGCAGTTAAACTTTATGGAATGCCCCATCTAGAAATGGTTAGGAATAAAAGAGAACCACCCAAACTGAATTTATTGTTTCAAAAATTAAGTTGCTAGTGTCTCGTGTTGGTTTTGTATTGTTTGACCAGAATAAGTTGTTCTACACATATACAAGTCATATCATACACCATATACTTAAAATAATAGGCCCATGTTTTATGACATAATGTACTACAATTTatcttataaaataaatttaattatcTGATTAACATTTTTTAACAATTATATGAAAGTTACTGTTTTACTTGGAAAAAGGGAACCAGACCAATATCTTGCATAATTGGATTCCATATTTCTTACAATAGTTGCATGCATGtttgttttgaaaaataaaattttgtgcAATTTtgtgtattattttatttttataaactgAAGAGACTTTAGAAAAATGGATATAAAACATCAAGGGTTCATTTCTCTTCagattctctttattttattattattttttttttcttggttgatgGTTTATGAGAGTAGAATGTAGTGAGATACCATTTTCtactcaattttatttttaaattggcCAAATATAAAGTTTTCAAGAAATTGCACATATTTTGACATTGAATCTGCTCGAAATGGGTCCCAATTTTGTTTATTGATGTATATTTCAGTCATTTTGACTGAAACAATCCAGCATCTCGACCTTTCAACCGAAATTTCTCAGTCATATTGTCAATATAGGtactttttctatttccttcccatggtattttgtttttgtcctttgtgaaatgaaaatatttttcaaattttatccACTTCAATCAAAAtgttgaagattggtattgGGTCCTCTGTCACGTGGAAAATTATTTCTGATGTGGTGACTGGTGAGTTGTAATGGATTTCAACTGTCATGAACAGGTTATGAATATCATGACCCAAAAAATAATTCTCTTAACTTTTTCTATATGGTTTGAGTGATTCAATGGAAATTATTTTACAGTAAAGTTTCTTAAAAGCCATATGAAATTGTATTGGCTTAAAATTTTAGATATTATTTTACCGAAATGCAATACAAATTGAAATGGATAATAACTTCTAATTTATCTCTCTGGGTGTTGTTTTGGAGGTGGAAGGGAGAAGGGTATCTTGATCAATGGTGCAATTGCCACCCATTGAGGACACCTCTTCCCCATTGTATGGCTGGTTCTTTCCCTCACcccaccaacccccccccccccaaaaaaaaaaagacatttatTCTGAACCTAATTGCTTTCATTTTGATACGTAAGTATTTGGACCACCATTCAGGAgccaaaagaataccaatagAGTCACCAGAGACTTTACTCTAGCATGGTTGGTTAGACTTTGCAAAAGCTAAACCTGATGTTGCCAAGGGCTTAACTGCTCTTGTCAAGGAGAGGGGAAGAGGAGTTAGGAAACTAGAACTCAGTTTCAGATGTGAGAAAGTGAGA is a genomic window containing:
- the LOC122063828 gene encoding DNA polymerase kappa-like (The sequence of the model RefSeq protein was modified relative to this genomic sequence to represent the inferred CDS: added 121 bases not found in genome assembly), producing MSSERTFSATNDEQLLYQKLADTAEMLANDMEKGGLRGRTLTLKLKTVSFEVRTRAVSLQKYICSSQDILIHASKLLKAELPLSLRLIGLRMSQFNDEKCGLADRMQKTLMNFVTSGVSSEKAMSDNNSIGSNVDDNHITFGTKTGLPIDSQIHHLDVKHTDDSEDPSNSNQSFDTERSIFSSDACEMEKVHEPLSNKSPAKSKGNNMQGGEEKVSLTDETTLSSNQQEQSYWVDGYKCSLCGVELPPSFAEERQEHSDYHFAEMLQKMESDHNSRYPSLKQRFNCKSRVAKEKKRKKLKSSPKDGKHLPIDLFFVKSNQNF